The DNA sequence GCCGTGGAGGAAGCGCTGTGGATCCCGCGCGAGGACCAGCTCCGCGAGCTGCTCGGGGCGACGTTCCGGCACCTCGCGCGCACGCCCGACGGTTACCGCGTGACCATCGTGCTCGACGGGCAGGAGCGCATGTTCGAGGCCGTGGACGCCGCCACGGCCTACGCCCAGGCGCTGCTGTCGCTCATCGGTGCCTCCGTCTCCTAGGCGAGCAGTCCCCGGCCGGCCTCGGACACGGAGCGCAACCCGGCGAGACCGAGCGTGATGTCGAGTTCGGCGACCATGTTGCGGAGGAGCTCGCGGACGCCTTCCTCGCCCGCGACGGCGAGCGCGTAGGCGTAGGGGCGTCCCACGGCCCGGGCGCCCAGGGCCAGCGCGACCAGGACGTCGCGCCCGCTCCGCACGCCGCTGTCGAAGAGCACGGGGAGGCGGTCGTCGACCGCTTCGACCACGGCGGGCAGCGCGTCCAGGGCGGACAGCCCGCCATCGATCTGGCGGCCGCCGTGGGTCGAGACCTGGACGGCGTCCACCCCGGCGTCGACCGCGCGGCGGGCGTCATCGGGATGCAGGACGCCCTTGAGCACGATCGGGAGGCGCGTCCGCTCGCGCAGGAAGGCGAGATCCTCCCAGCGGAGCGACGGGTCCGCGAACACCTCGAGGAACGTCTCCACCGCGGCGAGCGCCTCCCCGGACCGGAGCTTCGAGCCGAGCGGTCCCGGATGATGGCGGAGGATGCTCGCGAAGGAGCGCAACGCAGCGGGCGTGGGAGTCGTCCGGGGGCGCCCGGCGCGTGCCGACCGCGCTCGGACCAGCTCGCGGAAGACGGGGTCGCTCGTGTACTGGGCGATGCCGAGGCCGCGGCTGAACGGCAGGTAGCCGAGCGAGAGGTCGCGCGGCCGCCAGCCGAGCAGGTGCGTGTCGAGCGTGACGACGATCGCTTCGCACCCCGAGGCCTCGGCGCGCGCCACGAGCGAGGCGACGAGCTCGCGGGAGGAGCTCCAGTAGAGCTGGTACCAGCGGGAGGCGCCGGGCCGGACGCCGTCCATGGCCGCGGCGACCGCCTCCATCGGCTCGGACGCCTGCGTGGACAGCACCGCGGGAACCCCGAGTGATGCCGCGGCGCGAGCCGCGGCGGAGTCGCCTCCGCGCCGCGCGAGCTCCAGCACGCCGATCGGCGCCAGGAGCAGCGGCGTGGGACGGCGGATGCCCAGCAGCTCGATCGAGAGGTCGCGGGCCGAGACGTCGCGCAGCACGCGCGGCACGATCCGGTGCTGCCGGAAGGCGTCGAGGTCGGCCGCGGCCGTGCGCTCGAGACCGGCCGAGCCGGCGATGTAGGCGAACGCCCTGCGGCTCAGGCGTTTCTGCGCGGCGCGCTCGAGGTCGGCGGCGCCGACGGGGATGCGCGGCCGGCGGCCGGATACGCCCGCACGGTAGATCTCGGACTGGGCATCGCGGCCGGCGCTGGACGTCATCCCGCCATTCTGGCCCGCACGGCGCCCGGCGGTCAGCGCCGCCGCGCCCGCTTGCGGGAGGTCGACGCCTGCTGCTCCGCCACCTGTGGGTTCCGCGAACTGTGAGCGGTCCGGCCGCGGACGATCCCGATGAAGTCGTCCACGAGCTCGTGCTGGCCCTCCCGCGGCCAGGTCAGCCCGATGCTGCTCCGCGGGGCGTCCCGCAGTGTCATCGCCACGACGTCGCGACGTCGGAGCGCCTTGGCGACCGAGGCGGGCAGCAGGGCGATGCCGTCACCCGCGGCGACGCTGCGCATGAGGGCCTCGTCCGGGGATCCGGTGACGCGGGGTTCGTCCGCCAGATCGCGAAGCGCCAGCTCCTCCTCCAGCGTGAGGAGGTGCTCGTGGTGCATGACGACCACCACCTCCTCCTCGTAGAGGGGGATGAGATGGCGGTCGTCGTCCGGGGCCGCGTCCCGGGCGAACACCATGTCGGCCTCGCCCGCGGCGAGCACGGCGAGCGGGTCCTGAGCGGGCCGGACCAGCAGTTCGACGCGCGGGAACCGCTGCTCGAACGTGCGGGTCCACTTGCCCACGGTGACCCCGAGCGGGAAGGCGAGCGCGAAGCGGGAGTGCATGCTGGCCAGGGTAGCCGAGGGTGGCCGGACGTCTCCGGCGAGCGGCGCGCTCGATAGGCTGGAGGGATGAAACCCCAGACCATGAAGGCGGCGACCGCGGCCAAGAAGCTCGGCGTCTACCTGCCGGCGACGCCTCCCGAGTTCCGCGAGCGCGAGATCAGCCGCACCGAGCTCGACGAGCTGCTCGCAGAGCCGCCCGCGTGGCTGCAGGCGCTCCGCGCCGAGGGGCCTCACCCGCGCGACGTCGTCGCGCGCAAGCTGGGCGTGTCGAATTCTGGGCTCGCCCGCGGCGGCGTCACGGAGGCGCTGACCACGAGCGAGATCAAGGCGCTGCTCGCCGACCCGCCCGCGTGGCTGGTCTCCGAGCGCGCGACGCAGGCCGCAGTACGCGCCGAGAACGCGCGCGTCAAGCAGCGCGACGCGGAGCGCGCGCGACGCAGCGACGATCAGGCCGGCTGAGCGCTCGCGTCAGCGGCCCTCCGCCGCCGCTCCGCCGGTGCCGGCCGCCGGCTCTCCGGCTCGCCGAGCCGCGTGCGCGAGCGCTTCGGGACCGGTGACGAGTGCTCGCCGCCACGGGGCCACGCCGTCGATCTCGACCTGGAGCGAGAAGCTGAGGATGGTGCGGATCAGGACGATGATCGCGAGCACGAACGCGTCGGTGAGCGACGGCGTCGACGTCACCGTCTTCACGAGGTCGGCCGCCACGAGCAGCTCGAGCCCGAGCAGGATCACCCCGCCGAAGCTCTCCCGCAGGGTCCGGAACGCGGCGGCCCCGCTCCGGGTGCGCCTCCAGGCGAGCACAGCCAGCAACAGCGCGACCACGAAGCCGATCGCCATGGCCGCCACCCCGACGAACTCGAACGCGACCCCGATCGACTCGAACACCGCGTGTGGCTCCATGCGCACATGGTGCCACACGGCACAGCCCACGGTCGCGAGCCGCGCTCAGGAGACGTGCACGGCCGGCCGGCGCTTGACGTCCTTCTCGGCCTCGCGGAGCACCTCCCGCGTGACCGGCGCCACCTCGCCCACCCCGGTGATGAGGTACCGGAACATGTTCGAGATCGGGTTGCCCTCGGTCCACTCGAAGTAGATCGTCGGCACGACGCCCGTGATGTCGCGCATCTCGAGCAGCACCGAGGCGATGGTGTTCGGCACGTTGCCGCTCTTGACCTGGAGCACCCGGTAGCCGAACTTGACGACGCCGTGCACCACGAGGTCCTCCTCGAAGTCGGAGGAGTCCGACGGGAACACCTCCAGGAAGATGGTGCGCGAACGCTGCGGGATGTGGCTGAACTTCCGCTCGTCCTTGTTCTTCTGCTCGTACTCCTTCGTCGTCTCGACGTCGGGCTCGTGCGAGATGATGCGGATCTCGCCCTCCTCGGCGTCCTCGAGGATGAAGTCGAGGGCCGTCACGTCGAAGGTGACTGAGGTGGCTCGCAGCTGGAAGGACCGCCCGACGCGCGACACGATCGAGACCACGAGGATGCCGATGATGAACAGCGTCGCGATCCGCAGGCCGTCGGGCCGCTCGATCATGTTGTCGATCGTCGTGTACACGAAGATCGCCGTGATGATCGCGAACACGAGCGTGCGCTTGGGCTGCTTCTTGCGCCACGCCGAGAGGCTCACCGCCAGCGACGCGGAGGTGATCAGCACCAGGACGCCGGTGGCGTAGGCGCCGCCCTGCGCGTCGACGTTCGCGTCGAACACGATCGTGATGAGGAAGGCGATCGCGGTGAAGACGAGCACGAGCGGTCGGACGGCGCGAGCCCACTGGGGCGCCATGCCGTAGCGCGGGAGGTATCGCGGGACGAGGTTGAGGAGGCCCGCCATCGCCGAGGCGCCGGCGAACCACAGGATGAAGATCGTGCTGATGTCGTAGACCGTGCCGAAGGCGTTCCCGAGGTATTCGTGCGCGAGGTAGGCGAGCGCGCGGCCGTTGGCCGCGCCTCCCGGCTGGAACTCCTTCTGGGGGATGAGGAGCGTCGTCGTGAAGCTCGAGGTGATCAGGAAGACGCTCATGATGATCGCCGCCGTCGTGAGGAGGCGGTGGGCGCCGCGGATCCGGCCCTCCGGCTGCTCCGGGTCGTCGTCCTGGCGTCCCTTGATCTGCGGCATGACCGCGACGCCGGTCTCGAAGCCCGAGAGACCCAGAGCGAGCTTCGGGAAGACGAGGAGCGCGACGCCCACGATGATGAGCGGGTTCCCGTTCTGCTGGAACAGGGCGGTCCACCAGTCGTCGATCGCGGTGGGGTGCTGGAACACCTCCACGATCGAGGTCGCCACCACGACGACGTTGAGCGCGAGGTACACGCCGACGAGCACCACCGCGATGCCGATGGCCTCGCGGAAGCCCTTCAGGAACACCGCGCCCAGCAGGGCGATGAGGGTCAGGGTGATGACCACGTTCTGCCCGTGGAACCACGACGGAGCGAACGGGTTCTCGATGGCGTGGGCCGAGGCGTCCGCCGCGGACAGCGTGATCGTGATCATGAAGTCCGTGGCCGCGAACCCGAGCAGCACCAGGACGAAGAGCTTGCCCGCCCACCAGGGGAGGAACCTCTCCAGCATGGCGATCGAGCCGGAGCCCTTGAAGCTCTCGCGCGCCACCCGGCGGTACACCGGGAGGGCGCCGAGGAGGGTGAGGGCCACCAGGACGAGGGTGGCGAACGGGGAGATGAGGCCGGCGGCGAGCGCGGCGATGGCGGGCTGGTAGCCGAGGGTCGAGAAGTAGTCGACGCCGGTCAGGCACATCACCTGCCACCAGGAGTGGGTGCGCTCGGGATTGCGGCCGTGCGGACCCTGCTGGGTGCCCTGCTCGTCGACCATCCCGCGCAGCAGCCAGTGACGCAGCCGCCCTCGGTGCGTGGTCGGCATCGGGACGGGGCGCGCCTGCCCCGGCACGGGGATGGTGCTCCGCGGAGTGACACGCGGCGGCGCGGCGGCGACGGGGGCTCCCGGCCCTGTCTGCTCCGACTCGGCCACCTCTTTCGGGACCCGCGGGCCCGGTGTGCTCGTCATCGACGATCCTTCGCTCGTGTCTTCGTGGTCAGCGTACCTCTGGTCACCACGCCGACGGCCTGTAGTCCTTGAGGAACACCCCGTAGACGTCCTCGCCGCCCTCTCCTCGCACGATCGGGTCGTACACCCGCGCCGCGCCGTCGACCAGGTCGAGGGGGGCGTGGAAGCCCTCCTCGGCGAGGCGGACCTTCGTGACGTGCGGGCGCTCGTCGGTGATCCAGCCGGTGTCGACGCTCGTCATCAGGATGCCGTCGGACGTGAAGAGCTCGCCCGCGCTCGTTCGCGTGAGCATGTTGAGGGCGGCCTTCGCCATGTTGGTGTGCGGATGCCCCGGTCCCTTGTAGCGGCGGCCGAAGACGCCCTCCATCGCCGACACGTTGACGACGTACGACCGTCCCGCGGAGGCGAGCGACGGCCGGAGCCGGTCGACGAGGATGAACGGCGCCGTGGTGTTGCAGAGCTGCACCTCGAGGAGCTCGAGCGGGTCGACGTCGCCGACCGTCCGGGTCCAGCTGTTGACCGTGTCGACGTCCGGCACCAGGCCGCCCGCGTCGATGGCGGTGCCGTCGGCGTGCCGCTCCAGCGAGGAGGATCCGGGCGCCATGGCCAGGCGCGCGAGGTCGCTGGCGGTGAGGGCCGCGGGGCCGGCGAGCTCGGCGATGGTCCCAGTGACGTCGGCCGCCGAGAGGAGGGGGTGGGCCGCGACCGAGGCCTGGAGGGCCTGAGGGTGCGGGTCGGCGGTGTGGCCGAAGGTCTCGAGCTCGGGCAGCGGACCGTCGGGGAGTGGCCGGCTCTCCGCCTCGGCGAGGAGGGAGTAGGCGCCGGGGGAGCGCCGGACGGTCTGCGCGGCGTTGTTGATGAGGACGTGCAGCGGCCCCCGCTCGGCCACGGAGTCGGCCAGGGCGATCACCTGGGCCGGGTCGCGGAGGTCGATGCCGACCACCCGGAGGCGGTGCAGCCAGCGCCCGGCGTCGGGGAGGCTGGAGAAGCGCCGCACCGCGTCGCGGGGGAACCGCGTCGTGATCGTGAGGTGCGCGCCGTCGCGGAGCAGCCGCAACGCGATGTGCATCCCGATCTTGGCGCGGCCTCCGGTCAGGAGGGCGCTCTTGCCGGTCAGGTCGGTGCGCGCGTTCCGCTTCGCGTGGCTGAGCGCCGCGCAGGAGGGGCACAGCTGGTGGTAGAACCAGTCCACCTCGGTGTACGGGGCCTTGCAGATGTAGCAGGCCTGCGCCCGGCGCAGGGTGCCCGCCGTGGGTGCGCCGGTGGTCGACGACGTCAGTTCGCGTCCGCGCGTCTCGTCGTCGATGCGATCGGGCGCTCCGGTGGCCGTCGCGGCCACCACGGCCCGGTCGGCCGCGAGCTCCTCGTCGCGAAGCTGCCGTCGGCGCGCTTGCTTGACCGCCTTGAACATGTGCGCCGTGGCCTGGCGCACCCTCACGAAGTCCGGGTGCTCCCGGTCGAGTTCGTGAAGGGAGGCGAGGACCCGGAGGGTCGTCGCCAGATCGTCGGGATCGACGCCGGCGGGCGCCGAGGGTGCAACGGTTTCGGACGTGTGGGGAGGCACTGGAGAATCATAGGGGCTCGTCCTGACCGCTCGGGACGCACGCGCGTGCAGTGCACCGCCCGCTCCGGATCACTCGACGGCGAACTCGAGCCAGGAGAGGCCGCGGAGGTCGAGGCAGAGCCGCCCGGCGCGCTCCGTCGCCACCGCGAGAACGTCGCCGCACACGGAGCAGCGGAGGACGACGCCGTGATCGTCGGGGTAGACGCGACCCCGCGCCACGACGGCCTCGTCGCCGCAGTGCGCGCAGCGACCGCGCGCGGAGGTGACGTCGACGGCGAAGACCTCCGAGAGCAGGCCGGCGGCGGCGTTGCCGTCGAGGTAGTCCAGGCGCTCCCCGGGAGCGTCACTCGTGGGATCCGTCATGCTGCGCCTCCGATGCCGCCGTAGCGCTCGGTGCGGATGCGCGCCGGGTCGTGGCCGGCGTCGACGAGCCAGCCGGAGACGGCCTCGACGAACGGCGTGGAGCCGCACAGGTAGAAGGTCTGGTCCTCGTCGCTCGGAAGCACCAGGCCCATCAGCGCCTCGCGCATCAGCCGGCCGGGAGGCACGGGTGACCCGGGAGGCGCCTCCCGGGTGTAGACGTAGTCGACGCGGAGCGGCGCGGGCCCGCCGGCGAGCCGGGCGAGCTCGTCGGCGTAGTAGCCGGAGGCCGGCGTCCGAACGGAGTAGAGGAGGCGGAAGGGCGCCGCGCTCGCGGCCGCCGCGTGCGCCCGGGCCATCGACATGAGCGGGACCACCCCGGAGCCCCCGCCGATCAACTGCACCGGACCGGGGTCGGCCGCGCGCCAGACGAACCAGCCGCCGACGGGCCCGCGCACTTCCAGCTGGTCGCCCGGCATGATGCCGTGCACGAGATAGGGCGACACCTCGCCGTCGGGAAGCTCCTCCACCGTGATCTCGAGCTCGTCCGGGCCGAGAGCCGCCGGAGAGAGCCCCCCGGCACCGGGCGCCGAGGCGATGGAGTAGGAGCGCACGGCCTGGTAGCCGTCGGGCGCAGTGAGACGGATGTCGACGTGCTGGCCGGCCAGATGCCCGCTCAGCCCGGGGATGCGCAGCCGGAGGGTGCGTGCGGTCGCGGTCTCGGCGCGCGCGTCGACCACGTCGGCCACTCGCCACGCGGTGCTCACCAGTAGCGCTGCTCCTTCCAGGGGTCGCCGTACATGTTGTAGCCGTTCTGCTCCCAGAAGCCGGGCTGGTCCTGCGGGAGCATCTCCAGTCCGCTCACCCACTTGGCGCTCTTCCAGAAGTAGAGGTGGGGCACCAGGAGGCGCGCGGGACCCCCGTGCTCCGGCGCGAGCTCGGCTCCGTCGAAGGTGTGGGCGATCCACGCTTTGCCGTCGAGCAGGTCGGCGAGGGGGACGTTCGTCGTGTAGCCGCCGTAGCTGTGCGCCATCGTGTACTCGTAGTCGGTGTCGACCTCGGCGAAGAGCGTGTCGAGCGAGACGCCGCGCCACGAGGTGCCGAGCTTCGACCAGCTGGTCACGCAGTGGATGTCGGTGCTGACCTCGTCCTGCGGGAGGGCGAGGAACTCCTCCCAGGTCCAGCTCTTGACGACGCCCTTCTCGTTCGTGATCGTGAAGGCCCAGTCGTCGTGCGGGATACGGGGCGTGGGCCCGGCGGAGAGCACCGGGAAGCCCTCCGTGAGGTACTGCCCGGGAGGGAGGCGGGGGTCGTCGTTCCGACGGCGACCGAGGAAGCCGGACGAGATGATTCCCATGGCGGCAGCATAGGGGGAGGCGCGCGGCGCGGTCTACGGCGGGACTGCCCTCGGGCCGGCATCGGTCTAGGGTGAAGACCATGACCGCCGTGAACCTCGGGTTGCCCCGGAGCTCCGCGCTGCCCGGCGGCCCCGGGCCGCGAGCGGGCGCGCTGCCCGATGCCGGCGACCGGCCGGACCATCCGGGCCTCGTCGACCGGTTCGGGCGGGTCGCCCGGGACCTGCGGGTCTCGGTCACCGAGAAGTGCTCGCTGCGCTGCACCTACTGCATGCCGGCGGAGGGTCTCCCGGCGATCCCGCGGGACGAGCTGCTCACCGCCTCCGAGATCGCGCGTCTCGTCGGCATCGGCGTCCGCGACCTCGGCGTGCGGGAGGTCCGGTTCACGGGCGGCGAGCCGCTCATGCGCGCCGACCTCGCCGAGATCATCGGTCTCTCCGCCGCGGCGGCCCCCGGGGTCGACCTCTCGATCACGACGAACGGCATCGGCCTGGATCACCGGATCGGTGCGCTCGTCGAGGCCGGGCTGACCCGGGTGAACGTGTCGCTCGACACGGTGGACCGCGCGCATTTCGCCGAGCTGACCCGGCGAGACCGTCTTCCGGCCGTGCTCGCGGGCATCCGGGCGGCGCACGACGCGGGCCTGTCGCCGCTCAAGCTGAACGCCGTGATGATGCGCCAGACCCTCGCGGACGCGCCGGACCTCCTCGGCTGGGCGGTCGACAACGGGTTCCTGCTCCGGTTCATCGAGCAGATGCCGCTCGACGCGGACCACGCCTGGGTGCGCGACAACATGGTCCCGGCGGCCGAGCTGCTCGAGGTCCTCGGCAACCGTTTCGAGCTCACCGAGGCGGGGCGCGACGACCCGTCGGCGCCCGCCGAGGAATGGCTCGTCGACGGCGGTCCCGCCACGGTCGGGATCATCGCCTCGGTGACGCGCTCCTTCTGCGCCGCGTGCGACCGCACGCGCATCACCGCGGAGGGCACCGTCCGCTCGTGCCTGTTCGGCGACGATGAGACCGACCTCCGCGGACTGCTGCGGTCGGGCGCGCCCGACGCCGAGATCGCCCGGTGGTGGCGGGCAGCGATGTGGGGCAAGCAGAAGGGTCACGGCATCGATTCCGCGGCGTTCGCGCCGCCGGTCCGGAGCATGGGGGCGATCGGTGGCTGAGATCCTGGTGCGGTACTTCGCGGCCGCCGAGGAGGCCGCCGGCCGCCCGGAGGAGCGCCTCCAGCTCGGCGAAGCGACGCTCGGCGGACTCCGCGCCCTCCTGTCGGAGCGCTACGGCGAGCCGATGGAGCGGGTCCTGCGGTCGGGGTCGTTCCTCGTGGGCGGTGTCGTCTCCCGCGACCCGTCGCGCGAGCTCGATGAGGCCGTCGACGTCCTCCCGCCGTTCGCCGGGGGCTAGCTCAGACGGGGCGGATCGCGACGTCCTCGGGGGCGACCCGGAGCGTCACCGCGGCACCCGGCAGCAGGCGCGCTTCCGCGATCACCGCTGGCGGCACCAGCGCCGTCAGCACGTCGGTCCGCACCCGGACCAGGTCGGCGTGCGGTTCGAGGGCGATGACCCGGGCCGGGATCCCGGGATCGGTGTCGGCGGTGCTCCTCGGCGTCTCGACCCGCACCGCGGACGGTCGCACGACGGCTGTCACCGCTGCTCCCTCCGCCAGCGGGCCGGCCGCGATGCCGGGGATCAGGGCCCCCGACTCCGTGATGAGGCCGCCGGCCGATCGGCGTCCCGAGACGAGCGACAACCCCGAGAGCTCCGCGGTGAACGGGTGCCGGGGGTGCTCGAAGACGGCGCGGGCGGGACCCTCCTCCACGACACGGCCCGACTCGAGCACGGCGACCCGGTCGGCGAGCAGGTACGCGTCGAGGGCGTAGTGCGTCACCAGGACGGTGGTGCGCCCCTCCAGGACCTCGGAGAGCACGGTGCGGAGCTCTGCGGCGACCGTGACATCGAGCGCCGAGAGCGGTTCATCGAGCAGCAGGAGGCGCGGTTCGGCCGCGAGGGCCCGCGCGATCGCGACGCGCTGCGCCTGGCCGCCGGAGAGCTCGCCCGGGCGGAGGCCGGCGAAGGCCGCCGTCCCCGTCCTGTCGAGCCATTCGTCGGCCCGCGCGGCGGCAGCCGACCGGGGGAGTCCAGCGCTGCGGGGCCCGAACTCGACGTTGTGGCGAACGCTCAGGTGCGGGAAGAGCAGCGCCTCCTGGGCGAGCAGTGCCACGCCGCGCCGGTGCGGCGCCGGCCAGCTGCCGGGGAGATCGAAGAGCGTCGAGCCGTCAAGCGTGGCGCGGCCCGCGCTGGGGCGGACCAGCCCGGCGACGATGCCGAGCACCGTCGACTTGCCCGCGCCGTTCGGGCCCAGCAGAGCGAGGGTCTCGCCGCCGGGCACGGCGAGGTCCACCTCCAGCGATCGCTCGGGGAGGGAGGCGGCGAGCCGGAGGCTCACGCGACGGCCTCGCGCGCCGCGGGGCGCCGACGCGCGCCTCCGGTTCCGTGGGCGACACCGACGACGACGATCGCCACGACGATGAGCAGGAGCGACAGCGCCAGCGCCGCGTCCGGGTCGGTCTCGCGCTGGAGATAGATCTCGAGCGGCAGGGTGCGGGTGGTGCCCTGCAGGCTGCCGGCGAACGTCAGCGTCGCGCCGAACTCGCCGAGCGCGCGGGCGAAGGACAGGATCGCCCCGGAGACGACCGCCGGTGCGACGAGGGGGAGGGTGACCCGCCGGAGTACCGTCCACGGACCTGCGCCCAGCGTCGCTGCCACGGCCTCGTACGCCGGGCCCGCCGTGCGGAGCGCACCCTCGAGACTCAGCACGAGGAACGGCAGCGCGACGAACGTCTGCGCGATGATCACCGCCGGTGTCGAGAACGCGACATCGATCGCGCCGCCGAAGAGGCCTCGCCGCCCGTACAGCGCGAGCAGCGCCAGGCCGCCGACGACGGGAGGCAGCACCAGCGGGAGCAGCACGATCGCCCGCACCAGACGCCGGCCCGGGAACGGCACCCGTGCCAGGACGAGCGCCATCGGCACCCCGAGCACGAGGCAGGCGGCGGTGGCGATCAGGGAGGTGCGCAGGCTCAGCAGCAGTGCCTCCACCGACGCGGGAGACGAGAGCAGCGGGATGAGCTGCGCCCAGTTCACGCGGAGCACCATGGCGATCACCGGCAATGCCACGAACAGCGCTCCGAGCGCCGCGAGCACGGTCACCCAGCGCGGGACGTCGAGTCGCGGAATCGTCACGGGGCGCCGAATCCGGCGGCCCGGAGGACGGCGCGCCCCTGCGGGCCCGCGACGAAGGCGACGAAGGCCCGCGCCGTCGCGGGCTGCGCGGAGCCGGCGATGGTTGCGATCGGGTACTCGTTGACGACGTCGGCCGCCTCGGGGAACGGAACAGTGGCGACCTTCGCACCCGCGGCCTTGACGTCGGTGGCGTACACGATGCCCGCATCTGCTTCGCCGGACTCGACCTTGCCGAGCACGTCCGTGACGGACGACTCCTGGCTCACGGGCGACAGGGCGGTGCCGCTCGACGCCTCCACCTTCGCCGTCGCGGCCCCGCAGGGAACCTGCGGAGCGCACACCACCGTCTTGACGCCCGACCGGGCGAGGTCCGCGAAGGCGCGGATCTTCGCCGGGTTGCCCGGGGGCACCGCGATGGAGAGAACGTTCGTGGCGAAGCGCACGGGCGGCCCCGAGGTGACGCCCGCCTTGACCGCCTTCTGCATGTTCCCCTCGACGGCCGAGGCGAACACGTCAGCAGGCGCACCCTCGGTCAGCTGGGTGACGAGGTCGGAGGAGCCGGCGAAGCTGAAGGTCACGGTCGCTCCGGGGTAGGCCGCCTCGAACTCCCGGCCGATCCGCGTGAAGCTGGTGGTGAGCGAGGCAGCGGCGAAGACCGTGATCCGGCCGTGCACGCCGGTGGGGGTCGCGGATTCCGGGGAGGAAGCGCCTCCGGTCGCGGACGTCGCGCAGCCCGTCAGCAGGAGGGCCGCCGCC is a window from the Leifsonia sp. AG29 genome containing:
- a CDS encoding alpha-hydroxy-acid oxidizing protein; translated protein: MTSSAGRDAQSEIYRAGVSGRRPRIPVGAADLERAAQKRLSRRAFAYIAGSAGLERTAAADLDAFRQHRIVPRVLRDVSARDLSIELLGIRRPTPLLLAPIGVLELARRGGDSAAARAAASLGVPAVLSTQASEPMEAVAAAMDGVRPGASRWYQLYWSSSRELVASLVARAEASGCEAIVVTLDTHLLGWRPRDLSLGYLPFSRGLGIAQYTSDPVFRELVRARSARAGRPRTTPTPAALRSFASILRHHPGPLGSKLRSGEALAAVETFLEVFADPSLRWEDLAFLRERTRLPIVLKGVLHPDDARRAVDAGVDAVQVSTHGGRQIDGGLSALDALPAVVEAVDDRLPVLFDSGVRSGRDVLVALALGARAVGRPYAYALAVAGEEGVRELLRNMVAELDITLGLAGLRSVSEAGRGLLA
- a CDS encoding LysR substrate-binding domain-containing protein; protein product: MHSRFALAFPLGVTVGKWTRTFEQRFPRVELLVRPAQDPLAVLAAGEADMVFARDAAPDDDRHLIPLYEEEVVVVMHHEHLLTLEEELALRDLADEPRVTGSPDEALMRSVAAGDGIALLPASVAKALRRRDVVAMTLRDAPRSSIGLTWPREGQHELVDDFIGIVRGRTAHSSRNPQVAEQQASTSRKRARRR
- a CDS encoding DUF5997 family protein; amino-acid sequence: MKPQTMKAATAAKKLGVYLPATPPEFREREISRTELDELLAEPPAWLQALRAEGPHPRDVVARKLGVSNSGLARGGVTEALTTSEIKALLADPPAWLVSERATQAAVRAENARVKQRDAERARRSDDQAG
- a CDS encoding DUF1622 domain-containing protein; this translates as MEPHAVFESIGVAFEFVGVAAMAIGFVVALLLAVLAWRRTRSGAAAFRTLRESFGGVILLGLELLVAADLVKTVTSTPSLTDAFVLAIIVLIRTILSFSLQVEIDGVAPWRRALVTGPEALAHAARRAGEPAAGTGGAAAEGR
- a CDS encoding amino acid transporter, yielding MPTTHRGRLRHWLLRGMVDEQGTQQGPHGRNPERTHSWWQVMCLTGVDYFSTLGYQPAIAALAAGLISPFATLVLVALTLLGALPVYRRVARESFKGSGSIAMLERFLPWWAGKLFVLVLLGFAATDFMITITLSAADASAHAIENPFAPSWFHGQNVVITLTLIALLGAVFLKGFREAIGIAVVLVGVYLALNVVVVATSIVEVFQHPTAIDDWWTALFQQNGNPLIIVGVALLVFPKLALGLSGFETGVAVMPQIKGRQDDDPEQPEGRIRGAHRLLTTAAIIMSVFLITSSFTTTLLIPQKEFQPGGAANGRALAYLAHEYLGNAFGTVYDISTIFILWFAGASAMAGLLNLVPRYLPRYGMAPQWARAVRPLVLVFTAIAFLITIVFDANVDAQGGAYATGVLVLITSASLAVSLSAWRKKQPKRTLVFAIITAIFVYTTIDNMIERPDGLRIATLFIIGILVVSIVSRVGRSFQLRATSVTFDVTALDFILEDAEEGEIRIISHEPDVETTKEYEQKNKDERKFSHIPQRSRTIFLEVFPSDSSDFEEDLVVHGVVKFGYRVLQVKSGNVPNTIASVLLEMRDITGVVPTIYFEWTEGNPISNMFRYLITGVGEVAPVTREVLREAEKDVKRRPAVHVS
- a CDS encoding SDR family NAD(P)-dependent oxidoreductase, which encodes MPPHTSETVAPSAPAGVDPDDLATTLRVLASLHELDREHPDFVRVRQATAHMFKAVKQARRRQLRDEELAADRAVVAATATGAPDRIDDETRGRELTSSTTGAPTAGTLRRAQACYICKAPYTEVDWFYHQLCPSCAALSHAKRNARTDLTGKSALLTGGRAKIGMHIALRLLRDGAHLTITTRFPRDAVRRFSSLPDAGRWLHRLRVVGIDLRDPAQVIALADSVAERGPLHVLINNAAQTVRRSPGAYSLLAEAESRPLPDGPLPELETFGHTADPHPQALQASVAAHPLLSAADVTGTIAELAGPAALTASDLARLAMAPGSSSLERHADGTAIDAGGLVPDVDTVNSWTRTVGDVDPLELLEVQLCNTTAPFILVDRLRPSLASAGRSYVVNVSAMEGVFGRRYKGPGHPHTNMAKAALNMLTRTSAGELFTSDGILMTSVDTGWITDERPHVTKVRLAEEGFHAPLDLVDGAARVYDPIVRGEGGEDVYGVFLKDYRPSAW
- a CDS encoding DUF6510 family protein, which encodes MTDPTSDAPGERLDYLDGNAAAGLLSEVFAVDVTSARGRCAHCGDEAVVARGRVYPDDHGVVLRCSVCGDVLAVATERAGRLCLDLRGLSWLEFAVE
- a CDS encoding ferredoxin reductase, producing MSTAWRVADVVDARAETATARTLRLRIPGLSGHLAGQHVDIRLTAPDGYQAVRSYSIASAPGAGGLSPAALGPDELEITVEELPDGEVSPYLVHGIMPGDQLEVRGPVGGWFVWRAADPGPVQLIGGGSGVVPLMSMARAHAAAASAAPFRLLYSVRTPASGYYADELARLAGGPAPLRVDYVYTREAPPGSPVPPGRLMREALMGLVLPSDEDQTFYLCGSTPFVEAVSGWLVDAGHDPARIRTERYGGIGGAA
- a CDS encoding sulfite oxidase-like oxidoreductase encodes the protein MGIISSGFLGRRRNDDPRLPPGQYLTEGFPVLSAGPTPRIPHDDWAFTITNEKGVVKSWTWEEFLALPQDEVSTDIHCVTSWSKLGTSWRGVSLDTLFAEVDTDYEYTMAHSYGGYTTNVPLADLLDGKAWIAHTFDGAELAPEHGGPARLLVPHLYFWKSAKWVSGLEMLPQDQPGFWEQNGYNMYGDPWKEQRYW
- the moaA gene encoding GTP 3',8-cyclase MoaA, whose protein sequence is MTAVNLGLPRSSALPGGPGPRAGALPDAGDRPDHPGLVDRFGRVARDLRVSVTEKCSLRCTYCMPAEGLPAIPRDELLTASEIARLVGIGVRDLGVREVRFTGGEPLMRADLAEIIGLSAAAAPGVDLSITTNGIGLDHRIGALVEAGLTRVNVSLDTVDRAHFAELTRRDRLPAVLAGIRAAHDAGLSPLKLNAVMMRQTLADAPDLLGWAVDNGFLLRFIEQMPLDADHAWVRDNMVPAAELLEVLGNRFELTEAGRDDPSAPAEEWLVDGGPATVGIIASVTRSFCAACDRTRITAEGTVRSCLFGDDETDLRGLLRSGAPDAEIARWWRAAMWGKQKGHGIDSAAFAPPVRSMGAIGG
- a CDS encoding MoaD/ThiS family protein, with protein sequence MAEILVRYFAAAEEAAGRPEERLQLGEATLGGLRALLSERYGEPMERVLRSGSFLVGGVVSRDPSRELDEAVDVLPPFAGG